Below is a genomic region from Ancylomarina subtilis.
ATAAATAATCAGCCGTTTTAGATTTGTTGTTATCAAACTTCTTCAAGGCTTTCCGAACGATTTCCAACTCCAACTGCTCAATATCCAATTCGTTATCAGGTAAAACAATTCTTCCGGGAACCAAAACATGTTCTAAACTCTCAAAGTCATTATCATCAGCATGCAAAAAGCGCAAATGTTCTGGTTTTAGTTCCAGATCGTTATAAAGCAGCGTTGCTCTCTCTATAGAATTCTTAAGCTCTCTGATATTTCCAGGCCAATCGTATTCCTGTAACATCTTTTTTGCATCCTTACTGATGAAACGGAAGCGACGCCCACGTTTTTTTGAATACTGATCCAAGAAGACTTGCGAAAAGGATAAAATGGCCTCTTTGCGTTCTCTTAAGGGCGGAATATAAAGTCTGCCTGTATTTAAGCGATAATAAAGATCACTTCGGAATGTTTTTTCAGCCACCATCTGTTTCAGATTTCTATTGGTGGCAAATATCACCCTTACATCCAAACTTATGGCCTTGTTGCCTCCCACACGATACATCTCCTTTTGCTGTAAGACACGCAACAATTTGGGCTGCATATCCAAAGGCATCTCTCCTATCTCATCCAAAAACAGAGTTCCGCCTTGTGCCAATTCCAGTTTACCGAGCTTTCCTTCTTTCCGTGCGCCGGTAAAGGCCCCCGTTTCGTATCCAAACAGTTCACTTTCGAACAGTGTTGGCGATATGGCTGAACAATTGATCGAAATAAAAGGCTGAAGAATATCGCTTTCCTGTCCGAAATGAACCAAACGCGCCATAACTTCTTTCCCTGTACCTGTTTCTCCTTCAATCAAAACAGGAACTGTTCTGTCCTCATGAAACTGTTCCGCCATCTTCACCACACTACGCATGGCATCAGAAAAGACCCCCACTTTACCAACACTGGTGATATCGCGAATTGTGGTTTCGTAATATTTCACGCGTTCTCCTTCTTCACTTTTCACATTCGAAAGATCCGTGTTGGCCTGCTTATTTAAATCCGATTTTTCTGCTTTTAATTGAATGCTCTCAACAACCCGCTCAATAAGGATGGCTAATTCCTCAACATTAACAGGCTTAAGCAGGTAATCGTAAGCATTGCTACGCAAAGCCTCAATCGAGGTTTCCAGATCACCAAACCCCGTCATAATCACCACTTCGATTGCCGAGCCATTGGGGAGTTGTTTAATTCTTTTCAGAAGATCCAAACCGGAAATACCAGGCATTCTCATATCAGATATAACCATCTGGAAATTATCCTCTTTTAAAGCAAGCAAAGCCTCTTCCCCATTGTGGCAAAGTTTTGTTTTGTAACCCAGCTGCTCGTCAATAAATTCTGCAACAGCAGATCCACTGGATTTATCATCATCAACAATAAGAATATTCATATGGCTATTATTTCATGTCATTTTTACACTATTATCCGACTAATTTCAAGATAAAGGCTAGCTGTAAGCAAATATACAAGTTTACTTGCGCCCAACAGATTCAAGCTCGAAAAAACCAATCTATTTTCGATTCAGCAATTTAAATCTTAAAATAAAACTAGCCCCTCCATCTTCATTATTGTAATCGGATATCTCTGCTTGAAACCGATCGATAAACAATTTGACTATTGCCATTCCCAGACCACTCCCCTTCCCGGATTCTTTGGTCGTAAATAAGGGATCGTATATTTTCTCACGAATTGCATGATCGATACCTGTCCCGTTATCATGCACCTCCAATACCCCATGGGTATCATCCTGAAGGACAACAAGTCTGATTTTTTTATCCTTCTTCTGAACCTGATCCAAAGATTGAATGGCATTCACGATTAAATTCACAACAACTTGTTCAAACTGCACATAATTGGCATTAACCAAAATGGAACTTTGGGGCAATTCATCAACCAATTCGATACTGTGATCACAAACCTGACGTTTTACCAGAGACAAGGCTCTTTTAACCCCCTCAACCATATCGATGGTATTTTCCTCAACCACATTGGGTTTGTCATAAAACGTTCGCATGTGCTTGATAATTGCATCAATTCGTGAGGTTTCTTCCGAAATTGTGTTGATTTTCCGAACAAACATCTCAGGTAACTGACCCGGATTTCTCTTCTGCCAATACAGGACACTGTCTGCCGATATTTTAATGGCATTCAGGGGTTGATTGATTTCATGGGTAATTCCTGCAGACAAGACCCCAACTGAAGCCAGAAGAGACGACTCCTCCAACATTCGCATGGCTTCAACATTCTTCTGCTCAGCCTCAAGTCTGGCATTCATCAGTGAATTGCGCTCCCAGGCATTTGCTATCATGTTCACCGTCGAAAAGAAAACACCAATTTCGTCACGGGTCCATTTGTGAACCTCATTCTGTGAGAAACCCATCAAACCCAAAACTTCATTCCCAACCACAACCGGTAAAAGCACTACGGCTTTGATGTTTCTTTTTCTGTAATAAGCCTGTTCCTTTTCATTTAAATTTGATAAATCCGTTGAAACAACACTCAGATTCATCTTCACACGCTTAATTGCATGTTCTATTTCAGAAAAATAAAACCGATCAACATCCTTAATACGATCGCCTTTGGTTAAAACCCGACTCTTGATTTTCACAGCGGCATCTGATGAGTCGTTAAAAGAATAAAGACTGACACGAGCGACATTCATTTCATCCGTCATCAATTTCAAAACATCATCCAAAACGTTTTTAAAATCCTCGGACGCATTTAATAAACGTCCAATTTTAGCCATTAAACGCTCGTGCATGACTGATATCTTCAATCGGCCCTGCTCTCTCAACAAGGCTTTTTCTGCCTTAATTCTTCGTAAGATCGCTTGTGACAGAACCAAAATTATGGCTGTTGCAATAAGGAGAATCCCCAAAACAATCTGAATCCATTCCTTATTATCACTGTAAAAAGATTGAGGTTTATTAAGGATATGTGTCTCTGAAGGAAGTATCGCTTCGTTTATTCCAAATCGCTTGAGTTCTTTATAATTCACCACATATTCATCAAGTGGTTTTCGATAAATCGGGATAGAATCAACAGGAGTCCCCTCAATGATACTGACAACCATTTGGGCCGCCATTTGCCCATGCAATTTACCACTGACCACCTTTCCCCCAAAAACCCCATCTGAAATAAAGAAAGCCCATGCAATGTATACAGGCACTTTGCTATGAGGGACTATCAGATCTAAATTATCCTGAAAACTAATAAACTTTCCATTTTTGTCTTTGTTGAAAGTCAACAGCAAAATTGAGGTATCCCCCTGTACTTTATCAACCTTATCAACCAGCTCGTTTAAACTTTCATCCTCGTGATAAATAAAATTCAGTCTACCCTTATATTTCCCTTCAAGATCACGCATCAAAAGTTTATTCAACTTAGCAGTGGTTGTTTTATCATCGTTGATCACAAAAAGATGCTTCGTATTGGGTCGTGTGCTTAAAACCAGATCGACAGTCCCTTCCAAATCCAAATCTTCAGCAATACCGGTAATGTTTTTCATCCCGGCAATCATCTCATCTGCAAAATGATTGATTCCACAAAAGATGATGGGCGTGTTTTGAAAATATTTTTCCCGATGATCTTTGACAAAGGATAAAGCATTATTATCTGAAACAATAATCGCATCGTATTTTTCCTTTAAAAGTTTCAGATCATACAGTTCAGTGATCTTATTAAGGTATTCGAGGGAAGGGTTTCGTTTGGTATCCAGATATTCGTAATCCAATTCAAACTGATTGCCCAAAGAATCCAAAACGGTCTTAATTCCCGAATTGACATTATCGGTCCACCGCAAACCCTGGTGGTAAGAATGCAGCACCAATATCTTTTTTCTAAGAGATGAAAACGATTGAAGAGATATAAATAAAAAGCAAGCTAAAGCAATGTAGCGTATCAACTTCATAAGTAAAATTTTAGAATTGGGGAATTAAGAAGTCTAAAATAAGAATTTTGCCAATGTAATTCTCTTCAAATTTATGATTCTTTTAAAAATAATACAGATTACGGCTAAAATGATTACACACATGCAAGCAAACAGACAATAAACAACGGGAAGAAGGCTATCAGTTTAAACTAATTTCATCTATCTCCAGGCTAAAGGTTTCTGCCTTTTTATTGGCAATCAGGAAAGCAATTTCACACAGGCTTTCTCCCGGGTAATTCGGGCGATTTAATACTCTCCCCCGAAAGCGGGGATGCATATCAGCAAAATTAATTTCGATACTTTGCCACTCACCTGTTGTTGTGAAAAGTTTGACATAGGAATGAACATCACTCAAACTTGATTTAAGTCTGAATTGATAGGTCTTACCATCTCCCTTGATTCGCAGGACTACTTTTTGATGGCTTCTGACATCTATTGGTGTAAAACGATAACGCACAGAGGTAAAACCGCCATTGTTTTCGAGAGAAACCTCTCCTGAAAAAACAGCATGCCCCTCTGAGTTAATTCCAAATTGAGCTTCGGAGTCCCCTCCCATTACCCCATCGTTTACAACTTGCCAGTTGGCAAGTGTGGTATCTTTGTTAAAATCAAAAAGAATCAAATTATTCACAATCATGATACAAATTATAAGAGATAAGACTTTCATCTTCTTAAGTTAACCCTTTTCAATCAAAAAAACAGATGTATAGAATAGAACAAGACCATCAGTAAGCCTCACTTTCAATCCGACTTAAGTACATAAATAATCGGGTGATAATCCTTAATGAAATGGGCCACATCCGCATCTGAAATCCCCAAAGGATATGACATCAACAGCAGATGTAAGGGTTGCCCTCCTTCCCGATAGGCAGGCTGCTCATAATACTGATCGTTTAAAACGAAACCAATGCGTTCGTAAAATTGAATTCGCCTTTGTTTAAGCTCATCATCAGGACGTTCGACTTCCAAAACAACAGGTCTCGTATCCCTTTGCTTGAATGCATTCAGAATATCTTTACCATACCCCTTTCCCCTATGACCTGGAAGCGTCGCAAAATGTTCGATATAGCGTAAATCATCAAATTCCCACCAAAAAAGTAAACCCAGAAAACAATCATCCTCTAAAATCACTTCAAAATGATAATTGGGATGAGACATTATGGAAGCTTGTCGTTTAAGCAAACGTCTCTCATCCATAGGGAAAGCATCCTTATACAATGCCCAGGCATTGTCAAACCAGAGCTGACTTATGTCTGTTAATCTGATCTTCTCCATCATACATCAATCATCTGACTGGCTAAAATTAGGGTCTGTTAAAAACGGTTTCATCTAACTTGCAGAACTTTACAAAACACCTTCCCACTCCTGATAAAACTGTTCCAAATAGGTTTCCATAAAGGCATGACGTTTTTCAGCCATCTTTCTCCCCGCTTTGGTGTTCATTCTATCCTTTAACAAAAGCAGTTTTTCATAGAAATGATTCAATGTTGGCGCAACAGAATTCTTATACGCCTCCTTGCTCATATTCAAATTTGGCTCGATATCAGGATTGTAAATCTCTCTGTTTTTATGACCGCCATAATTAAAGGTTCGTGCAATACCAATGGCTCCCATAGCATCCAAACGATCGGCATCCTGAATGACGTCCAACTCAGCTGACTTGAAGTGCTGAATCTGATTCCCCCCTTTGAATGAGATGTTCGAAATAATATTCTCAACGTGAACAATCACAGCTTCATCCACATTTAAAGACTCTAAAAAAGCACGTGCCTTTTGAGGACCGACGGATTCATCCCCGCCATGAAACTTCGAATCGGCAATATCGTGAAGCAAGGCTCCCAGCTCAACAACAAACCAATCGACTTCCTCTGATTGTGCAATTTGTTTAGCTGATTTCCATACCCTGTAAATGTGCCACCAATCATGTCCTCCCTCGGCATCAGCCAATACGGCTTTAACAAAATCGACGGTCCGCTCTATAATCTGTTCTTGATTCATTTCTTTGTACAACTATTTATGAAGCCCTAAATGTAAATAGAAAGTTATGATTTCAGCAGCTTATCAGCCTATTTTAGTATCAAAAACAAACTTGAAAGCAGCGTAATAATCACGCTCATGTTTTTAAACAAAACGGGTGAAATGCGATGATTCAATCTTTTCCCTAAAAATGAACCCAGATAGAGTATGGGAATAAATAAGAGCGTCATTTTAAAGGTTGTCATGCTTAAGAGTCCCACAAAATAATAACCCACCAGAGCAATACATGCCGTTACAATACTAAACCATGAAAAGATTTCGCGGAATTCCTGGTTATCAACATTTGCAGAATGAAGAAAGAGAGCAAGCGGCGGTCCGCTAACGGATATACTTCCCGTTAAGAAACCTAGGAATGCGCCCATTAGCTTATACGATAAACGAGATAATTTAAGGGTATATTTAACACCTAACAAAGTCAGTATCGACAATAAGATAAAGAAAACACTCATCACAATAATAAGGGTGTGCTCCGAAATATGCTTGAGTAATAATACACCCACAATCGTAAATAATGCCCCATACACAATCAGAATTTGAAACTCTTGGTTCACAAGTTTTCTATCTTTCTTTTGCAAAACAATAACAAGGGAGGAAAACAGATTGCAAAGAATCAATACCGGAATTAACTCTTTGGGCGAATACCAAATCATCAGAGGAGGTAAAGCCACCAAAGCAAAACCAAAACCCGTAATCCCCTTAACCAAACTTGCCACTGATACAATCAGTATAATCCAAAAATAAAGCATCGCATTCAGAATTTAGATGTTAACATGATAAACGAACCCAATCCTATTAGTAACCATAGTAAAATTCCCAGAACAAAACTTTTGTATCCCGCTTTTTTGGCTTCAGAAAAAGAAATATTGGCACCTATTAAGAATAGGGCAACAACCATCCCCCGTTGACCTAACCAGTGCAGATGAGAAAAGGTTTTTGCAAAACCAGGCAGCCAATAGGCAAGCAGTATACTCATTATAAACAGACCTATAAACCAGGGAAACTTTATTTTTCCGGCCGTCTTATCCTTTTGTGAAAAAGCAACCACTAATGATAAAGGTATAATCCATAAGGCTCTTATTAATTTTACGGTTGTCGCTATTTCAAGAGCCTTGGCACCATAAGTGGCTCCGGCACCAACCACCGAACTGGTATCGTGAATTGCAATAGCTGCCCAATAACCAAAGGTTTCCTGACTTAAATGAAAATAGTGCCCAATGCCCGGAAATATGAGCAAAGCAATGGCATTGAGAATAAAGACCACAACCAAAGCAAATGAAATCTGAGCATTCTTAGCCCGAATCACCGGAGCAACAGCGGCAATAGCACTCCCCCCGCAAATTGCTGTGCCGGCAGATATCAAAAGACTGATTTTTGAATCAATCTTAAGAAATTTTCCCAATAATAAACCACAAGTCATCACAAATACAACCGAGATGGCTGTATCCACAAAACCAACCTTTGATGTGTTTATCACTTGAGTCAGATTCATACCAAAACCCATTAACACAATTGAAGCTTGTAGAGAAAAAGCCGTGTACTTGGCCGCATTCTCATATTTTAAACCCAGAAACGAAAGCATGATCCCCAAGGCCAAAGCTATGGCTGGCGAGATAAATGGCAGGAAACAGAGAAAAAGAATGATCCCGTAGAGCGTACTGGTGTGTCTTTGATTTAATTTCATGTTTGTCTTCATTATTTTAAGACAAACTTACGCCCAAGCTATAACCAAAGCAAATACTTAATTCTTATGGCTAATAACTAGAAGTTATATGCAGAAAGGAATTCAATAAATAATTTAGTCGATGAAACCTCATGGCCACGCAGAAGTGCGATTCTGAACTTTCTAGTCAAACGAATGCTATTTAAAGTAAGTTTTGTGATTTCTTTCAGTCTCAATTCTTTTTCAATCGACTTTTCTGAAACAAGGGCAATGCCATCGAAATCGCACAAAAAATTCTTAATGGCTTCGGTACTTCCCAGATGAATTAAAATATTGAGTTTATCTATGGGAATGCTGTATTTTGACAATGCTTTCTGAATCACTTCGAGTGTCCCGGATCCCTTCTCTCTCAAAACAATAGGCAGTGTTTGAAGATCGTCGGCTGAAAGGCTTTTCTTTTTGGCATACACACTGTTACTCGCTGTTACAATAACAAGTTCATCGTCGAGAAAATCGATATATTTAATACTGGCCTGAGAAGACGCATTTTCAACCAGGGCCAAATCGATCTCGTTATCAAACAGTTTTTGCTCCATCTCAAACGAATTGCCGTTTAATAAATAGAGCTCAATTTTGGGATAGCGTTTGTGAAAGGCAGCAATCACTTTAGGTATGATATATTGCGATATGGTTGAACTGGCTCCTATCCGCAATGTGCCCTTAAAGGTATCATTCAGGCGTCCCAGCTCAAATTCCATTTCCCGGTATTCCTGCTTAATCCTGTTTAAATAGTTATAGGTGAGCTTGCCCGCTTTGGTGAGATAAACCTTATTCCCTCTTCGTTCGAACAGGGCCATATTCAATTTGGCTTCCAACTCTTTGATATGCTTGGTTACAGCGGGTTGGCTTATAAACAAATCTTCTGCAGCCTTCGAGAAACTCAGATTCTCTGCAACCGATAAAAAAACCTCATCTCTATAATCCATAATTTTCTCACATCAAAGTTTAAGCATATGCTGGTCCAAACTTATTAAAATCTGTTGAATCAATCGATACCTTCGACAAAACAAAAGCCATGATTGTTAATTTCCGTAACAATAATGTCCTATTAATTGGCGCTTCGCCCCAACTGATCTTTTGCGAGATCATGAGCTTTGCGAATAGACCAAACTTCATTTTTTGGCTTGATCCAAAAAACGAAGCAAAAAAAATCAAGGCTGCTTTTTAAATATATTCCTTATTTGCCTCAAGCTTAAGTGCGGCCGGGTGATTTTCGAACAAAGTTCTCAACTTCCCGGTCTTTCTAAAGCTTTCGTAAAACGAAAAATATTTAAAAAAGATGCCACCTCTTGAGACTCACAAAAATCCTCCCCTAATATTATCATTAGTATAAAGGTATTGCTAGCAATAAAACAACGCACATGAATAAAAAACATTTAGGACGCTAATGTTTCCTTAAATCAATTCGTATCTCGATTTATTTTGCTCAACTTTGCAGCCTTACAACAAGATTCATGAACAAGCAGAATTACCCCGATCGTCAACATACGCTACAGGAGCAAGTCAAACTTAAAGCACAAATTCAGGCTTTAAGTGAGGAATTGATGCGGGTTGAACAAGAAACATTAGCCTTTGAAGCCAGGCTTCGTGCCATCCTCATCGATCTGATTATTGAGGAACAAGAACTCAGTGATCTTTACAGGCGAATGCAGAAAGCAAAAAAAGAAAAACGCCTGGAACAAAAAAAACGAGGCAAGAATTATAAAGAACCCGAACCTGCAATTAAAAAAAACAGAACGGAACACGCAAAACCTGAAACAAAGGAAACAGACAAAGAGAAAAAACGCCTCTACCGCGAAGCCATGCTGCATGTACATCCCGATAAATTTTCGATGAATGAAGATAAGATCGATTTAGCCACTGAAATCACCAGTAAACTGATTGATATTTACAGATCGGGCAGTTTAAGAGAACTCCAGGCCTTCCATTCTCATATTTTTTCGGGGAATGCCCTATTACAAGCTGAGGATTTAAACAGTGAACGCTCTTATTCTTCTATTGAAGATCTCTATTTGCAACAGGAAAAGGAAGCCCTCGAAAAGAAACTGGCTCTGGCCAAAAACAGGCAAACCTACAGGGTGCTTAAAGATTACGAAAATCCCATGCACTTTGCCGAGGAACTCAAAGCCTACTACGCCGATCGACTGTTTAAACTGAGAAAACGAACCCGGAAAGCAAAGTTGGATTAAGTTTTATTTAGATAAAAAAAATTGAATGAATCACCGAACAATCTGATTTCAAAAATGTCTTAATTCCTGCTATTCGATGAAGAGAATTCAACGGGAAAACAAAACTCAAACAAAGCTCCTTTTCCCAAGTCTGATTGAACTGAAATTCGACCATTCATCGCTTCAGCAATTTTCTTAGAAATCGCTAATCCAACTCCTACCCCACTGTATTTTCTTGTATAAGCATCATCAACCTGTCTAAAAAAGTCGAA
It encodes:
- a CDS encoding sigma-54-dependent transcriptional regulator yields the protein MNILIVDDDKSSGSAVAEFIDEQLGYKTKLCHNGEEALLALKEDNFQMVISDMRMPGISGLDLLKRIKQLPNGSAIEVVIMTGFGDLETSIEALRSNAYDYLLKPVNVEELAILIERVVESIQLKAEKSDLNKQANTDLSNVKSEEGERVKYYETTIRDITSVGKVGVFSDAMRSVVKMAEQFHEDRTVPVLIEGETGTGKEVMARLVHFGQESDILQPFISINCSAISPTLFESELFGYETGAFTGARKEGKLGKLELAQGGTLFLDEIGEMPLDMQPKLLRVLQQKEMYRVGGNKAISLDVRVIFATNRNLKQMVAEKTFRSDLYYRLNTGRLYIPPLRERKEAILSFSQVFLDQYSKKRGRRFRFISKDAKKMLQEYDWPGNIRELKNSIERATLLYNDLELKPEHLRFLHADDNDFESLEHVLVPGRIVLPDNELDIEQLELEIVRKALKKFDNNKSKTADYLCITRSALRSRMNKL
- a CDS encoding ABC transporter substrate binding protein — encoded protein: MKLIRYIALACFLFISLQSFSSLRKKILVLHSYHQGLRWTDNVNSGIKTVLDSLGNQFELDYEYLDTKRNPSLEYLNKITELYDLKLLKEKYDAIIVSDNNALSFVKDHREKYFQNTPIIFCGINHFADEMIAGMKNITGIAEDLDLEGTVDLVLSTRPNTKHLFVINDDKTTTAKLNKLLMRDLEGKYKGRLNFIYHEDESLNELVDKVDKVQGDTSILLLTFNKDKNGKFISFQDNLDLIVPHSKVPVYIAWAFFISDGVFGGKVVSGKLHGQMAAQMVVSIIEGTPVDSIPIYRKPLDEYVVNYKELKRFGINEAILPSETHILNKPQSFYSDNKEWIQIVLGILLIATAIILVLSQAILRRIKAEKALLREQGRLKISVMHERLMAKIGRLLNASEDFKNVLDDVLKLMTDEMNVARVSLYSFNDSSDAAVKIKSRVLTKGDRIKDVDRFYFSEIEHAIKRVKMNLSVVSTDLSNLNEKEQAYYRKRNIKAVVLLPVVVGNEVLGLMGFSQNEVHKWTRDEIGVFFSTVNMIANAWERNSLMNARLEAEQKNVEAMRMLEESSLLASVGVLSAGITHEINQPLNAIKISADSVLYWQKRNPGQLPEMFVRKINTISEETSRIDAIIKHMRTFYDKPNVVEENTIDMVEGVKRALSLVKRQVCDHSIELVDELPQSSILVNANYVQFEQVVVNLIVNAIQSLDQVQKKDKKIRLVVLQDDTHGVLEVHDNGTGIDHAIREKIYDPLFTTKESGKGSGLGMAIVKLFIDRFQAEISDYNNEDGGASFILRFKLLNRK
- a CDS encoding CIA30 family protein yields the protein MIVNNLILFDFNKDTTLANWQVVNDGVMGGDSEAQFGINSEGHAVFSGEVSLENNGGFTSVRYRFTPIDVRSHQKVVLRIKGDGKTYQFRLKSSLSDVHSYVKLFTTTGEWQSIEINFADMHPRFRGRVLNRPNYPGESLCEIAFLIANKKAETFSLEIDEISLN
- a CDS encoding GNAT family N-acetyltransferase, which translates into the protein MMEKIRLTDISQLWFDNAWALYKDAFPMDERRLLKRQASIMSHPNYHFEVILEDDCFLGLLFWWEFDDLRYIEHFATLPGHRGKGYGKDILNAFKQRDTRPVVLEVERPDDELKQRRIQFYERIGFVLNDQYYEQPAYREGGQPLHLLLMSYPLGISDADVAHFIKDYHPIIYVLKSD
- a CDS encoding HD domain-containing protein; translation: MNQEQIIERTVDFVKAVLADAEGGHDWWHIYRVWKSAKQIAQSEEVDWFVVELGALLHDIADSKFHGGDESVGPQKARAFLESLNVDEAVIVHVENIISNISFKGGNQIQHFKSAELDVIQDADRLDAMGAIGIARTFNYGGHKNREIYNPDIEPNLNMSKEAYKNSVAPTLNHFYEKLLLLKDRMNTKAGRKMAEKRHAFMETYLEQFYQEWEGVL
- a CDS encoding sulfite exporter TauE/SafE family protein translates to MLYFWIILIVSVASLVKGITGFGFALVALPPLMIWYSPKELIPVLILCNLFSSLVIVLQKKDRKLVNQEFQILIVYGALFTIVGVLLLKHISEHTLIIVMSVFFILLSILTLLGVKYTLKLSRLSYKLMGAFLGFLTGSISVSGPPLALFLHSANVDNQEFREIFSWFSIVTACIALVGYYFVGLLSMTTFKMTLLFIPILYLGSFLGKRLNHRISPVLFKNMSVIITLLSSLFLILK
- a CDS encoding YeiH family protein, coding for MKLNQRHTSTLYGIILFLCFLPFISPAIALALGIMLSFLGLKYENAAKYTAFSLQASIVLMGFGMNLTQVINTSKVGFVDTAISVVFVMTCGLLLGKFLKIDSKISLLISAGTAICGGSAIAAVAPVIRAKNAQISFALVVVFILNAIALLIFPGIGHYFHLSQETFGYWAAIAIHDTSSVVGAGATYGAKALEIATTVKLIRALWIIPLSLVVAFSQKDKTAGKIKFPWFIGLFIMSILLAYWLPGFAKTFSHLHWLGQRGMVVALFLIGANISFSEAKKAGYKSFVLGILLWLLIGLGSFIMLTSKF
- a CDS encoding LysR family transcriptional regulator, which codes for MDYRDEVFLSVAENLSFSKAAEDLFISQPAVTKHIKELEAKLNMALFERRGNKVYLTKAGKLTYNYLNRIKQEYREMEFELGRLNDTFKGTLRIGASSTISQYIIPKVIAAFHKRYPKIELYLLNGNSFEMEQKLFDNEIDLALVENASSQASIKYIDFLDDELVIVTASNSVYAKKKSLSADDLQTLPIVLREKGSGTLEVIQKALSKYSIPIDKLNILIHLGSTEAIKNFLCDFDGIALVSEKSIEKELRLKEITKLTLNSIRLTRKFRIALLRGHEVSSTKLFIEFLSAYNF